A portion of the Salmo trutta chromosome 1, fSalTru1.1, whole genome shotgun sequence genome contains these proteins:
- the gcat gene encoding 2-amino-3-ketobutyrate coenzyme A ligase, mitochondrial produces the protein MPLRTAVRYLSAPIRDILRPSTTTSNRGCAAIAEARSVLEHELETIRTGGTWKGERVITSKQGPHINVDGSRGDILNFCANNYLGLSSHPQVVEAGIEALKKYGAGLSSVRFICGTQDIHKDLEQKLAQFHEREDCILYASCFDANAGLFEVLLGPDDAVLSDELNHASIIDGIRLCRAKRFRYKHMDLNDLETQLKESQSSRLRLVVTDGVFSMDGDMAPLKGICDLAEQYGAMVFIDECHATGFMGPRGRGTDELLGVMDRVHIVNSTLGKALGGAAGGYTVGPKPLIDLLRQRSRPYLFSNSLPPPVVGCATRAVELLLTSNEIAQSVGDKTMRFRNKMTDAGFTISGSDHPICPVMLGDARLASLMADDMLKLGVYVIGFSYPVVPKGKARIRVQISAAHTDQDIDRAVDAFIQTGRKHGVVS, from the exons ATGCCTCTTCGAACAGCTGTCCGTTATCTTAGTGCGCCAATAAGAGATATTTTGAGACCCTCAACTACCACCTCCAACCGGGGCTGTGCAGCTATCGCGGAGGCTAGATCCGTGCTGGAGCATGAACTTGAAACGATCCGAACTGGTGGAACGTGGAAAGGAGAAAGAGTAATCACGTCCAAGCAGGGTCCTCATATCAACGTGGATGGCAGTCGTGGCG ACATATTGAATTTCTGCGCAAACAACTATCTGGGCCTCTCCAGCCATCCCCAGGTAGTGGAGGCAGGGATAGAGGCCTTGAAGAAGTATGGTGCTGGGCTGAGCTCAGTGAGATTCATCTGTGGCACACAG GACATTCACAAAGATCTGGAGCAGAAGCTAGCTCAGTTCCATGAGCGTGAGGACTGCATCCTATATGCCAGCTGTTTTGACGCCAACGCAGGGCTATTTGAG GTTCTGTTGGGCCCTGACGATGCAGTTCTTTCTGATGAGCTGAATCATGCCTCTATTATTGATGGGATCAGATTGTGTCGGGCCAAGAGGTTCAGATACAAACACATGGACCTGAATGACTTGGAGACCCAGCTGAAAGAGTCCCAG TCATCTCGTCTACGCCTCGTTGTCACGGATGGTGTGTTCTCCATGGATGGTGACATGGCTCCATTGAAGGGGATCTGTGACCTGGCAGAGCAGTATGGAGCCATGGTCTTCATTGACGAATGCCATGCTACAGGCTTCATGGGCCCACGAGGCAG AGGCACAGATGAGCTCCTGGGAGTGATGGACAGGGTTCACATTGTCAACTCTACTTTGGGAAAAGCACTGGGAGGTGCAGCTG GTGGGTACACAGTGGGTCCTAAACCTCTGATTGACCTGCTGAGGCAGCGCTCTCGTCCGTACCTCTTCTCCAACTCCCTACCCCCTCCTGTCGTGGGCTGCGCTACCCGGGCTGTCGAGCTGCTCCTCACTTCCAATGAGATTGCTCAGAGTGTCGGGGACAAAACCATGAG GTTCAGAAACAAAATGACCGATGCTGGGTTCACCATCTCAGGCTCTGACCACCCTATCTGTCCTGTGATGCTGGGGGATGCCAGACTAGCCTCTCTGATGGCTGATGACATGCTGAAACTAG GAGTGTATGTGATCGGGTTCTCCTACCCAGTAGTACCAAAGGGCAAAGCCAGAATCCGGGTCCAGATTTCAGCGGCCCACACTGACCAGGACATTGACCGCGCTGTGGATGCTTTcatacagacaggcaggaagCATGGAGTTGTGTCTTAA
- the LOC115201694 gene encoding heme oxygenase has protein sequence METVNSARKDDMQNPGSDLSEQIKAATKEIHVRAENTQLMLSYQKGQITLPQYKLLLCSLYEIYKALEEEMDRNASHPGVAPIYFPQELARLETLERDLEHFFGQEWRKRVIIPAATHRYTQRLRKIGEGNPKLLVAHAYTRYLGDLSGGQILGKITQKSIGLSSGEGLSFFSFPGVSSPNRFKQLYRSRMNSIELTKEEREGVLEEAIMAFELNIQVFNDLQKMLSVTEEAYGDQEKAKTPAIIPSLSIVQLSLGICVALATVGMGIYVF, from the exons ATGGAGACAGTCAACTCAGCACGGAAAGATGATATGCAGAACCCTGGCAG tGATTTGTCAGAACAGATAAAAGCAGCGACTAAAGAGATCCATGTCAGGGCAGAAAACACCCAACTGATGCTGAGCTATCAGAAGGGACAGATAACTCTTCCGCAGTACAAG CTTCTTCTGTGTTCCCTCTACGAGATCTACAAAGCACtggaagaggagatggacagaAATGCTTCCCACCCAGGTGTCGCACCGATATACTTCCCCCAGGAACTGGCCCGActggagacactagagagagatcTGGAACACTTCTTTGGACAGGAGTGGCGAAAGAGAGTCATCATTCCTGCTgcaacacacagatatacacagagACTTCGCAAG ATTGGTGAAGGCAATCCTAAATTGCTAGTGGCCCACGCCTACACCCGTTACCTAGGTGACCTGTCAGGAGGACAAATTTTGGGGAAGATTACCCAGAAGTCAATTGGGTTAAGCAGCGGAGAGGGACTGTCGTTTTTCTCCTTCCCCGGAGTGTCAAGCCCTAACCGCTTCAAGCAGCTGTACAGGAGCAGAATGAACAGCATCGAGCTGAccaaggaggagagggagggggtgctGGAGGAGGCTATCATGGCCTTCGAACTCAACATCCAG GTCTTCAATGATCTACAGAAAATGTTGAGTGTCACAGAGGAAGCCTATG GGGACCAAGAAAAGGCCAAGACGCCAGCTATCATCCCCTCTTTGTCCATCGTGCAGTTGTCACTGGGTATTTGTGTTGCTTTAGCAACAGTCGGGATGGGTATCTATGTATTCTAA
- the ankrd54 gene encoding ankyrin repeat domain-containing protein 54 isoform X1, whose translation MDGWSPIVATASDDERSSSEGEYTVETGPKEAEKEGELKINDERMDGGAAEGFGITGFGKGTVRLSRTGQTAEQELRYLHLLWEPSRVGSGAGVASSKPGKVTGCRARRQGRARRNVGPIGKDIYALKRFREAANGNDIDTVRRLLLEDIDPCAADDKGRTALHFSSCNGNESIVQLLLSYGADPNQRDGLGNTPLHLAACTNHVPVITTLLRGGARVDALDRAGRTPLHLARSKLNILQEGDSRSIETLRGEVTQIIQMLREYLNVMGQSEARERLDHISTQLQHTRTKEQVDEVTDLLASFTSLSLQKQNLGDR comes from the exons ATGGACGGGTGGAGTCCAATTGTTGCAACAGCTTCTGACGATGAACGTTCAAGCTCGGAGGGTGAATACACGGTGGAGACTGGACCAAAAGAAGCGGAGAAAGAGGGTGAACTAAAGATAAATgatgagaggatggatggaggtgCTGCTGAGGGATTTGGGATAACTGGCTTTGGAAAGGGCACCGTGAGATTGAGTCGTACGGGACAGACCGCTGAACAAGAACTTCGGTACCTCCACTTGCTATGGGAACCTAGTCGAGTTGGATCAGGGGCGGGTGTGGCGAGCAGCAAACCCGGGAAGGTGACAGGGTGTAGAGCGAGGCGACAAGGGAGAGCCCGGCGAAATGTGGGGCCCATTGGAAAAGATATTTATG CCTTGAAGAGGTTTCGAGAGGCTGCCAATGGCAATGACATTGATACAG TGCGCAGGCTTCTTCTAGAAGACATAGACCCTTGTGCAGCAGATGACAAAGGAAGAACAGCCCTCCACTTCTCCTCCTGTAATGGCAACGAGAGCATCG TGCAACTTCTTCTGAGCTACGGCGCTGACCCTAACCAGCGGGATGGCCTTGGGAACACCCCTCTCCATCTGG CGGCCTGTACCAACCACGTTCCTGTAATCACCACATTACTGAGAGGAG GAGCACGTGTGGATGCCCTAGACCGAGCAGGAAGGACCCCCCTGCACCTGGCACGCTCCAAACTCAACATCCTGCAGGAAGGAGACTCGAGGAGTATAGAAACTCTTAGAGGGGAGGTCACACAG ATCATTCAGATGCTGAGGGAGTACCTGAATGTGATGGGACAGAGTGAGgccagagagagactggatcatATCTCAACACAGCTGCAGCACACACGCACCAAAGAACAG GTTGATGAGGTAACCGACTTGCTGGCCAGCTTCACGTCACTCAGTCTACAGAAGCAGAATTTGGGGGATAGGTAG
- the LOC115201677 gene encoding DNA replication licensing factor mcm5, producing the protein MSGFDDPGVYYSDSFGGGDGPGDEGGVKRSQIKKRFREFLRQFRVGTDRTGFTYKYRDDLKRHYTLGEYWVEVEMEDLASFDEDLSDCLYKLPSENLPLLEEAAQEVADEVTRPRPLGEETVQEIQVMLKSDAHPASIRNLKSEQVSRLVKVPGIVISATAVRAKATRVCLQCRGCRSVISNISLPPGLQGYALPRKCNTEQAGRVRCPIDPYFIIPDRCVCVDFQTLRLQESPDAVPHGEMPRHLQLYCDRYLCDRVVPGNRVTIMGIYSIKKVAQAKGKGRDKSAGVGIRSSYLRVVGIQQDTEGAGRGATGSVSPQEEEELRALASSPDVYGSLARSLAPSIYGSDDLKKAIACLLFGGSRKRLPDGLTRRGDINLLMLGDPGTAKSQLLKFVERCSPIGVYTSGKGSSAAGLTASVLRDPVTRGFIMEGGAMVLADGGVVCIDEFDKMREDDRVAIHEAMEQQTISIAKAGITTTLNSRCSVLAAANSVFGRWDDTKGEDNIDFMPTILSRFDMIFIIKDIHDHQRDMTLARHVMNVHLSAHTQTEGVEGEITLATLKKYIAYARTKCGPRLSAAAAEKLKNRYVVMRSGAREHERESDRRASIPITVRQLEAVVRISESLAKMKLQAVAGEEEVDEALRLFQVSTLDAALSGSLSGVEGFTTQEDQEMISRVEKQLKRRFAIGSQVSEHSIVQDFTKQKYPEQAIYKVLHLMMRRGELQHRMQRKVLYRVK; encoded by the exons ATGTCTGGTTTCGACGACCCTGGAGTTTATTACAGTGACAGCTTCGGCGGTGGAGATGGACCCGGGGATGAAGGCGGAGTGAAACGGAGCCAGATCAAGAAACGATTCCGTGAATTTCTTCGGCAGTTCAGAGTTGGGACCGATCGCACCGGTTTCACCTATAAATACAG AGATGACCTTAAGAGACACTACACCCTGGGGGAGTACTGGGTGGAGGTGGAGATGGAAGACCTGGCCAGCTTTGATGAGGACCTGTCAGACTGCCTGTACAAGCTGCCGTCTGAGAACCTGCCGCTG CTGGAGGAGGCTGCCCAGGAGGTGGCTGACGAGGTGACCCGTCCCAGGCCCCTGGGGGAGGAGACAGTGCAGGAAATCCAGGTCATGCTGAAGAGTGATGCCCATCCTGCCTCCATCCGCAACCTCAAG TCGGAGCAGGTGTCCAGGCTGGTGAAGGTCCCTGGGATCGTCATCTCTGCCACGGCTGTGAGGGCCAAGGCCACCAGGGTGTGTTTGCAGTGTCGTGGCTGTCGCTCTGTCATCAGTAACATCTCCCTGCCCCCAGGCCTGCAGGGCTACGCTCTTCCCCGAAAGTGCAACAC tgagcaggcaggcagggtgaGGTGTCCTATAGATCCCTACTTCATCATTCCAGACCGTTGTGTCTGTGTGGACTTCCAGACCCTCCGTCTGCAGGAGTCTCCAGATGCTGTGCCACACGGAGAGATGCCTCGCCACCTGCAGCTGTACTGTGATAG GTACCTGTGTGACCGTGTGGTCCCTGGGAACAGAGTGACCATCATGGGGATCTACTCCATCAAGAAGGTGGCCCAAGCTAAGGGCAAGGGCAGAGATAAAAGTGCAGGCGTGGGCATCCGCTCCTCCTACCTCCGTGTGGTGGGCATTCAGCAGGACACAGAGGGAGCAG GTCGCGGGGCCACAGGGTCAGTCTCCcctcaggaagaggaggagctgaGAGCGTTGGCCTCCTCCCCCGACGTCTACGGCTCCCTCGCCCGTTCCCTCGCTCCTTCCATCTACGGCAGTGATGACCTGAAAAAGGCCATTGCCTGTCTGCTGTTCGGCGGCTCCAGGAAGAG GCTGCCTGACGGGCTGACCCGTAGAGGAGACATCAACTTGCTAATGCTGGGAGACCCTGGTACTGCTAAGTCTCAGCTGCTCAAGTTTGTGGAGAGGTGCTCTCCCATTGGG gtgtATACCTCAGGTAAAGGCAGCAGTGCTGCTGGTCTGACGGCCTCTGTCCTGAGGGACCCCGTCACCCGTGGCTTCATCATGGAGGGAGGAGCCATGGTGCTGGCAGACGGTGGGGTGGTGTGCATCGACGAGTTTGACAAG ATGAGAGAGGATGACCGAGTAGCCATCCATGAAGCCATGGAGCAACAGACCATCTCCATTGCCAAGGCTGGCATCACCACCACCCTCAACTCCCGCTGCTCGGTGCTGGCCGCTGCTAACTCTGTGTTTGGCCGTTGGGACGACACCAAGGGAGAGGACAACATCGACTTCATGCCTACCATCTTGTCCCGTTTTGACATGATATTTATCATCAAGGACATCCACGACCATCAGAGAGACATG ACTCTGGCCCGCCACGTGATGAACGTCCATCTCAGTGCTCATACTCAGACTGAGGGTGTGGAGGGAGAGATCACACTGGCCACTCTGAAGAAGTACATTGCCTATGCCAGAAC GAAATGCGGCCCACGTCTCTCTGCGGCGGCAGCTGAAAAGCTAAAGAACAGATACGTGGTGATGAGGAGTGGAGCGAGGGAACATGAGAGGGAGAGCGACAGGAGAGCCTCCATCCCCATCACTGTCAG GCAGCTGGAGGCGGTGGTGCGTATCTCTGAGTCCTTGGCCAAGATGAAGCTGCAGGCCGtggctggagaggaggaggtggacgaGGCCTTGCGGCTCTTCCAGGTGTCCACACTGGACGCTGCGCTGTCCGGCAGCCTCTCTGGTGTGGAGGGCTTCACCACTCAGGAGGACCAGGAGATGATTTCCCGTGTTGAGAAGCAGCTGAAGAGACGCTTTGCCATTGGCTCCCAGGTGTCCGAGCACAGCATCGTCCAGGACTTCACCAAGCAG AAGTATCCAGAGCAGGCCATCTACAAGGTCCTTCACCTGATGATGAGGAGGGGAGAGCTGCAGCACCGCATGCAGAGGAAGGTGCTCTACAGAGTCAAGTAG
- the ankrd54 gene encoding ankyrin repeat domain-containing protein 54 isoform X2 yields MSHNALKRFREAANGNDIDTVRRLLLEDIDPCAADDKGRTALHFSSCNGNESIVQLLLSYGADPNQRDGLGNTPLHLAACTNHVPVITTLLRGGARVDALDRAGRTPLHLARSKLNILQEGDSRSIETLRGEVTQIIQMLREYLNVMGQSEARERLDHISTQLQHTRTKEQVDEVTDLLASFTSLSLQKQNLGDR; encoded by the exons ATGAGCCACAATG CCTTGAAGAGGTTTCGAGAGGCTGCCAATGGCAATGACATTGATACAG TGCGCAGGCTTCTTCTAGAAGACATAGACCCTTGTGCAGCAGATGACAAAGGAAGAACAGCCCTCCACTTCTCCTCCTGTAATGGCAACGAGAGCATCG TGCAACTTCTTCTGAGCTACGGCGCTGACCCTAACCAGCGGGATGGCCTTGGGAACACCCCTCTCCATCTGG CGGCCTGTACCAACCACGTTCCTGTAATCACCACATTACTGAGAGGAG GAGCACGTGTGGATGCCCTAGACCGAGCAGGAAGGACCCCCCTGCACCTGGCACGCTCCAAACTCAACATCCTGCAGGAAGGAGACTCGAGGAGTATAGAAACTCTTAGAGGGGAGGTCACACAG ATCATTCAGATGCTGAGGGAGTACCTGAATGTGATGGGACAGAGTGAGgccagagagagactggatcatATCTCAACACAGCTGCAGCACACACGCACCAAAGAACAG GTTGATGAGGTAACCGACTTGCTGGCCAGCTTCACGTCACTCAGTCTACAGAAGCAGAATTTGGGGGATAGGTAG
- the LOC115201657 gene encoding HMG box-containing protein 4 gives MAFEDIKKKGVVEVGMEGEVGLVAGRSQREKRRSYKDLLREEEEIAAQVRKSSKKRPKDSELFLLGGDSHKKKKKHSEDYYYRDQQGSGPPPHKKKRKSSDHSPSLSSSSSSHPTDTAMGLLQAITSPMATGSDPSPHLHKKPSYPSFSSSHFSKDRKRDGSTGGSKGSHSSHSRPMSSSSSSKKHSSKSSSLFHGGTGTPKGDLLNIREPDGLRMKLMVSPKEKAEGESFPFPPHSSSSSKGGIKKDKDRDRKQLSKVPKKMQQSRDPLPVVGKEVEVEGHYGGGMGGDSSSSGGELEAGELVIDDSYKHLSKKKKKSKKSKKKKEKEKDREKDKGGREKKHSKGSGGDPSRGHTHTHGSANHSAAGGMYAMGAPIPTPILTHHHQSNEVAMMEKKKKKEEREREKHEKEKDKPKKKNTTAYQVFCKEYRVNINAEQPGLVFGELSKKLAEVWKQLPEKDKLVWKQKAQYLQHKQNKAEATTVKRKSSTDGVKSKGSMKGMGLGAGLVSPNRASVGVSLSPARVPDVDPIDAAAHLQLLGESLSLIGHRLQETEGMVAVSGSLSVLLDSILCALGPLTCLTAQIPQLNGCPRQVLSNTLDNIAYIMPGL, from the exons ATGGCTTTTGAGGACATCAAGAAGAAAGGAGTAGTTG AGGTAGGGATGGAAGGGGAAGTGGGCCTTGTGGCTGGTCgcagtcagagagagaagaggagatcaTACAAGGACCtgctcagagaggaggaggagattgctGCACAGGTCCGCAAGTCCTCCAAGAAACGGCCCAAG GACTCAGAACTTTTCTTATTGGGAGGGGACTCccacaagaagaagaaaaagcacAGTGAAGACTACTATTACAGAG ACCAGCAAGGCTCAGGCCCACCTCCCCACAAGAAGAAGCGAAAGTCGTCGGACCACTCCCCTTCCCTGTCCTCCTCGTCTTCCTCCCATCCCACAGACACAGCCATGGGGCTCCTACAGGCCATCACCTCCCCTATGGCCACCGGCTCAGACCCGAGCCCACACCTGCACAAGAAGCCCTCCtacccctccttctcttcctcccactTCTCCAAAGACCGCAAACGTGATGGGAGCACTGGAGGAAGCAAAGGCAGCCACTCCTCTCATTCCCGCCCTatgtcctcatcctcctcttccaaaAAGCACTCCTCCAAGTCGTCATCTCTGTTCCAtggtggtaccggtacccctaAAGGAGATCTCCTGAACATACGTGAGCCGGATGGGCTGAGGATGAAGCTCATGGTCTCGCCTAAGGAGAAGGCAGAAGGAGAGAGCTTTCCCTTCCCTCCCcactcctcctcatcctcaaAAGGGGGGATAAAAAAGGATAAGGACAGAGACCGGAAGCAGCTCTCTAAAGTCCCCAAGAAGATGCAGCAGAGCCGAGATCCACTGCCTGTTGTGGGGAAAGAAGTGGAGGTGGAGG GGCACTACGGTGGGGGTATGGGGGGAGACAGCTCCTCCTCAGGGGGTGAACTGGAGGCAGGAGAGCTGGTGATAGACGACTCGTACAAGCATCTGtcaaagaaaaagaagaagagcaAGAAAAGcaagaagaaaaaggagaaagagaaggacagGGAGAAAGACAAAGGCGGGAGAGAGAAGAAGCACAGCAAAGGATCAGGAG GGGACCCATCGAGAGGCCACACCCATACCCATGGCTCAGCCAATCACTCTGCAGCTGGTGGAATGTATGCCATGGGGGCCCCCATCCCTACTCCCATCCTTACTCACCATCATCAAAGTAATGAAGTAGCAATGatggagaagaagaaaaagaaggaggagagggaaagggaaaagCACGAGAAGGAGAAAGATAAG ccCAAGAAGAAGAACACAACAGCATACCAGGTGTTCTGTAAAGAGTACAGGGTCAACATCAATGCAGAGCAGCCGGGACTAG TGTTCGGCGAGCTGAGCAAAAAGTTGGCAGAGGTGTGGAAACAGCTCCCAGAAAAAGATAAACTG GTGTGGAAGCAGAAAGCTCAGTACCTGCAGCACAAGCAGAACAAAGCTGAGGCCACCACAGTCAAACGCAAGAGCTCCACAGATGGAGTCAAAAGCAAAG gCTCTATGAAGGGCATGGGGCTGGGAGCAGGGCTGGTGTCCCCCAACCGGGCGTCTGTGGGTGTGTCCCTGTCACCAGCACGGGTCCCTGATGTCGACCCCATCGATGCGGCCGCCCACCTTCAGCTACTGGGAGAGTCCCTGTCCCTCATCGGCCACCGATTACAGGAGACAGAG GGGATGGTGGCGGTGTCAGGCAGTCTCTCTGTACTGCTGGACTCCATCTTGTGTGCCCTTGGACCCCTGACCTGCCTCACAGCACAGATCCCCCAGCTCAACGGATGTCCCCGCCAAGTCTTG TCCAACACCTTGGACAACATTGCCTACATCATGCCAGGGCTGTGA